A genomic window from Martelella lutilitoris includes:
- a CDS encoding metallophosphoesterase family protein, translating into MKSLRRLFTSPKPKSAPRPEPAPTFRGGLPKPDRAFVAIGDIHGCAENLERLWEKLDRTVPDLPLVHVGDYVDRGDHSAKVLDMLFARQKERADVICLKGNHEEMFLEFLDDPLQNGERWLRYGGLQTVASFGPTGDAYGRKDIPRLRDAVIERLGEERLDWLKEMPLVWTSGNMAVVHAGADPRKPLDEQSSRNLTWGHQAFGQLPRRDGKWIVHGHTIVQVPQMANGVISIDTGAYATDRLTAAIIRPDREVEFLQATSGKPAR; encoded by the coding sequence ATGAAATCGCTGCGCCGTCTGTTCACTTCGCCGAAGCCGAAATCCGCACCGCGCCCGGAGCCGGCGCCGACCTTTCGCGGCGGCCTGCCGAAGCCGGACCGCGCCTTTGTCGCGATCGGCGACATTCATGGCTGTGCCGAGAACCTGGAGCGGCTTTGGGAAAAGCTCGATCGGACAGTGCCCGATCTGCCCCTGGTGCATGTCGGCGATTATGTCGATCGCGGAGATCATTCGGCGAAGGTTCTGGACATGCTGTTCGCCCGGCAAAAGGAACGTGCCGATGTCATCTGCCTCAAGGGCAATCACGAGGAGATGTTTCTCGAGTTTCTCGACGACCCTTTGCAGAATGGCGAGCGCTGGCTGCGTTATGGCGGCCTGCAGACCGTCGCCAGTTTCGGGCCGACCGGGGACGCCTACGGCAGGAAAGACATCCCGCGCCTGCGCGATGCGGTGATTGAACGGCTCGGAGAGGAGCGGCTCGACTGGCTGAAGGAGATGCCGCTTGTCTGGACGAGCGGCAACATGGCCGTGGTCCATGCCGGCGCCGATCCGCGCAAGCCGCTTGACGAGCAGTCTTCCCGAAACCTCACATGGGGGCATCAGGCCTTCGGCCAGCTGCCGCGCCGTGACGGGAAGTGGATCGTTCACGGCCACACGATCGTTCAGGTGCCGCAGATGGCCAATGGCGTGATCTCCATCGACACCGGCGCCTATGCCACCGATCGCCTGACGGCGGCCATCATCAGGCCGGATCGCGAGGTTGAGTTCCTCCAGGCCACATCGGGCAAGCCTGCCCGCTGA
- the ytfQ gene encoding galactofuranose ABC transporter, galactofuranose-binding protein YtfQ, translating to MKSIFLAGVAAFTLAATAASAQTVGFSQIGSESGWRAAETTLTKQQAEERGIDLKFSDAQQKQENQIAAIRAFVAQGVDAILLAPVVATGWDSALEEAKDADIPVVLLDRQVDSSDDLYLTAVGSNLVHEGEVAGQWLVDTVGDQPCRVVELQGTTGSSPAIDRATGFRNALEGHDNLEIVRSQTGDFTRSQGKEVMESFLQAENGGADICALYAHNDDMAVGAIQAIKEAGLNPGDDILIVAIDAVPDYFKAMAEGDANATVELTPNMAGPAFDALEAYWADGTMPPKFIQTESRLYTQADDPQGEYERRKGLGY from the coding sequence ATGAAATCGATATTTCTAGCAGGCGTCGCCGCCTTCACCCTCGCTGCGACCGCCGCATCGGCGCAAACCGTCGGCTTTTCGCAGATCGGCTCGGAATCGGGCTGGCGCGCAGCCGAGACGACGCTGACCAAACAGCAGGCCGAAGAGCGCGGCATTGACCTGAAATTCTCCGATGCCCAGCAGAAACAGGAAAACCAGATCGCCGCGATCCGCGCCTTTGTCGCGCAGGGCGTCGATGCCATCCTGCTCGCCCCGGTCGTCGCAACGGGCTGGGATTCGGCGTTGGAAGAGGCCAAGGATGCCGATATTCCGGTGGTCCTGCTTGACCGCCAGGTCGACAGTTCCGACGATCTCTACCTGACGGCGGTCGGCTCCAACCTCGTGCATGAGGGCGAAGTAGCCGGCCAGTGGCTGGTGGATACGGTGGGCGACCAGCCCTGCCGCGTTGTCGAGTTGCAGGGCACGACCGGTTCGTCGCCGGCCATCGACCGCGCCACCGGCTTCCGCAATGCGCTGGAAGGCCATGACAATCTCGAGATCGTCCGCAGCCAGACCGGCGACTTCACCCGCTCGCAGGGCAAGGAAGTCATGGAAAGCTTCCTGCAGGCCGAAAACGGCGGCGCGGACATCTGCGCGCTCTATGCCCATAATGACGACATGGCCGTCGGCGCCATCCAGGCGATCAAGGAAGCCGGGCTCAACCCCGGCGACGACATCCTGATCGTCGCGATTGACGCCGTGCCGGACTATTTCAAGGCCATGGCCGAGGGCGATGCGAACGCCACGGTGGAACTGACGCCGAACATGGCGGGTCCGGCCTTCGACGCGCTGGAAGCCTACTGGGCCGACGGCACCATGCCGCCGAAATTCATCCAGACGGAATCCAGGCTCTATACCCAGGCCGACGATCCGCAGGGCGAATACGAGCGCCGCAAGGGCCTCGGCTACTAA
- a CDS encoding ABC transporter permease, which yields MPGGLKRVIPQLVTLVFLVALVSLFFPTFLQVEYSGGRFVGPVIDVLKRGAPVALLAIGMTLVVATRGIDLSVGTVIAISGAVGAATIASGYGLVPALVTAIAAGLAAGLFNGILVAFIGIQPIVATLILMISGRGIAQLITEGRILTFNLPSFAFLGSGQVLGIPVPVWIWVLTAAFVILLVRRTALGLLIESIGVNRRASALAGVNARVLLIAVYMASGFCAALAGIIITADIRGADANNAGLWLELDAVLATVIGGNSLLGGRFSISAAVIGAMIIQTIDTGILLAGFPSEYNLVIKAVLVVIILVLQSPNIAGDLKFLKQNLFAGRAKPEARQEAGK from the coding sequence ATGCCAGGCGGTCTGAAGCGGGTTATTCCGCAACTTGTCACGCTCGTCTTTCTCGTGGCGCTGGTCAGCCTTTTCTTCCCGACCTTCCTGCAGGTCGAGTATTCCGGCGGCCGCTTTGTCGGGCCGGTGATCGATGTTCTGAAACGGGGTGCGCCCGTGGCCCTGCTGGCGATCGGCATGACGCTCGTGGTCGCGACGCGCGGGATCGACCTTTCGGTCGGCACCGTGATCGCGATTTCGGGCGCGGTCGGCGCGGCGACGATCGCAAGCGGTTACGGTCTCGTGCCGGCGCTTGTCACGGCGATCGCCGCAGGGCTTGCCGCAGGACTGTTCAACGGCATTCTGGTCGCCTTCATCGGCATTCAGCCGATTGTCGCGACGCTGATACTGATGATTTCCGGGCGAGGTATCGCGCAGTTGATCACCGAGGGGCGGATCCTGACCTTCAATCTGCCGAGCTTTGCCTTTCTCGGCTCCGGCCAGGTGCTCGGCATCCCGGTTCCGGTGTGGATTTGGGTGCTGACGGCGGCCTTCGTTATCCTTCTCGTTCGCCGGACAGCGCTCGGGCTACTGATCGAATCGATCGGCGTCAACCGGCGGGCAAGCGCGCTAGCCGGCGTCAATGCGCGGGTTCTGCTGATCGCCGTCTACATGGCATCGGGGTTCTGCGCGGCGCTTGCCGGCATCATCATCACGGCGGATATTCGCGGCGCGGACGCCAACAATGCCGGGCTCTGGCTGGAGCTTGACGCGGTGCTGGCAACCGTTATCGGCGGCAATTCGCTGCTTGGCGGGCGGTTCTCGATCTCGGCCGCCGTCATCGGCGCGATGATCATCCAGACGATCGACACCGGCATTCTGCTGGCGGGTTTCCCGTCGGAATACAATCTGGTGATCAAGGCGGTTCTGGTCGTCATCATCCTGGTGCTGCAATCGCCCAACATCGCCGGCGACCTGAAGTTTTTGAAACAGAACCTGTTTGCGGGGCGCGCCAAGCCCGAAGCCCGGCAGGAGGCAGGCAAATGA
- the yjfF gene encoding galactofuranose ABC transporter, permease protein YjfF, whose translation MKNPRLYPLFATIAIFIVAYAICYIQFPFMLSTRVAGNLLTDNAYLGIVAVGMTVVILSGGIDLSVGSVIAFSGVFIAVLLRDTGLHPLVVFALLLAVTTAFGAAMGWLIYTLGMPAFIVTLAGMFLARGVAYMLTIDSVPIDNPFFDMLQGAYWLMPGKGRLTLIGIVMLIAFVIGHFVAHKTRFGANVFAIGGGQQTAALMGSKIGQTTVLIYAFSGFMAGLSGIVFAIYTGSGYPLATVGTELTAIATVVIGGTLLTGGAGYVFGTLFGVLTMGLIQTYIVFDGTLSSWWTKIAIGILLLLFIVLQKGLLKLTVERTAAP comes from the coding sequence ATGAAAAATCCGCGTCTCTATCCCCTGTTTGCCACCATCGCCATTTTCATCGTGGCCTATGCGATCTGCTACATCCAGTTTCCGTTCATGCTGTCGACCCGGGTGGCGGGTAATCTTCTAACCGATAACGCCTATCTCGGCATCGTCGCCGTCGGCATGACGGTGGTGATCCTGTCGGGCGGGATCGATCTTTCGGTCGGCTCGGTGATCGCTTTTTCCGGCGTGTTCATCGCCGTGCTCCTGCGCGATACAGGGCTTCACCCGCTCGTCGTCTTTGCCCTGCTTCTGGCGGTCACGACGGCCTTCGGCGCGGCTATGGGCTGGCTGATCTACACGCTCGGCATGCCGGCTTTCATCGTGACGCTGGCCGGCATGTTCCTGGCGCGCGGCGTCGCCTACATGCTGACGATCGATTCCGTGCCGATCGACAACCCTTTCTTTGACATGCTGCAGGGAGCCTATTGGCTGATGCCGGGCAAGGGGCGGCTGACGCTGATCGGCATTGTCATGCTGATCGCCTTCGTTATCGGCCATTTCGTCGCCCACAAGACCCGTTTCGGCGCCAATGTCTTCGCCATCGGCGGCGGCCAGCAGACGGCAGCGCTGATGGGCTCCAAGATCGGCCAGACGACGGTGCTGATCTATGCCTTCTCCGGCTTCATGGCCGGCCTTTCCGGCATCGTCTTCGCCATCTATACCGGGTCCGGCTATCCGTTGGCGACGGTGGGCACCGAGCTGACGGCGATTGCGACCGTGGTCATCGGCGGCACGCTTCTGACCGGCGGCGCGGGATATGTCTTCGGCACGCTGTTCGGCGTGTTGACCATGGGCCTGATCCAGACCTACATCGTTTTCGATGGCACGCTTTCCAGCTGGTGGACCAAGATCGCGATCGGCATCCTGCTTCTGCTCTTCATCGTGCTGCAGAAGGGGCTTCTGAAGCTGACTGTCGAACGCACTGCGGCACCCTGA
- a CDS encoding sugar ABC transporter ATP-binding protein, which yields MLLTIKNLTKTFVGMKALDDVSFELEAGEVHALLGENGAGKSTLIKCLTGAYSRDSGIITLNGETISPRSTLEAQDLGIGTVYQEVNLLPNLTVAQNLVFGREKRRFGIIDGRAMRRDAEAMLEGYGLDIDVNRDLGSYSVAVQQIVAIARAVALSGKVLILDEPTASLDTREVEMLFEVVRQLRDKGLGIIFVSHFLDQVFELTDRLTVLRNGCKITTEKTAELDRVRLISHMLGRELDEAEETGARRDTAGRVGEKPLLSFKGVGRKNYVEPFDLEVHKGEVIGLAGLLGSGRTETAELVFGVRTAQSGTVSDESGKIAIGSPRDAIAAGFGFAPEDRKTDGIIADLSVRENIALALQARRGWARPISRGEQARLAADYIEKLDIRTSSAEKPVGELSGGNQQKVVLARWLAMNPRFLILDEPTRGIDVGAHAEILHLIHQITAEGMSILIISSELDELIAVSDRVIVVRDRRHVAELTGADIATENIVKAIASSAAERREAV from the coding sequence ATGCTTCTGACAATCAAAAACCTCACAAAGACCTTTGTCGGCATGAAGGCGCTCGATGACGTTTCCTTCGAGCTTGAAGCCGGCGAGGTTCACGCCCTTCTCGGCGAAAACGGCGCCGGCAAATCGACCCTCATCAAATGCCTGACCGGGGCCTATAGCCGCGATTCGGGCATCATCACGCTGAACGGCGAGACCATCTCGCCGCGCTCGACACTGGAAGCGCAGGATCTCGGCATCGGCACGGTCTATCAGGAGGTCAACCTTCTGCCGAACCTCACCGTTGCCCAGAACCTTGTCTTCGGGCGCGAAAAACGCCGCTTCGGCATTATCGACGGGCGCGCAATGCGCCGCGATGCGGAGGCGATGCTGGAAGGCTACGGCCTCGATATCGACGTCAATCGCGACCTCGGCAGCTATTCCGTCGCCGTCCAGCAGATCGTCGCCATTGCCCGCGCGGTGGCGCTGTCCGGCAAGGTGCTGATCCTCGACGAGCCGACCGCAAGTCTCGATACGCGCGAGGTCGAAATGCTGTTCGAGGTCGTCCGGCAATTGCGCGACAAGGGACTCGGCATCATCTTTGTTTCGCACTTCCTCGACCAGGTGTTCGAACTGACAGACCGGCTGACGGTGCTGAGGAACGGCTGCAAGATCACCACGGAAAAGACCGCCGAACTCGACCGGGTGCGGCTGATTTCCCATATGCTCGGCCGCGAGCTGGACGAGGCGGAAGAGACCGGCGCCCGGCGCGATACGGCGGGACGCGTCGGCGAAAAACCGCTCCTCAGCTTCAAGGGCGTCGGACGGAAGAATTATGTCGAACCCTTTGACCTCGAGGTACACAAGGGCGAAGTCATCGGCCTTGCCGGCCTTCTGGGCTCGGGTCGCACGGAGACTGCGGAGCTTGTCTTCGGCGTGCGCACAGCCCAATCGGGAACGGTCTCGGATGAGAGCGGCAAAATCGCGATCGGCAGCCCGCGCGATGCGATCGCCGCGGGCTTCGGCTTTGCCCCGGAAGACCGGAAGACAGATGGCATCATTGCCGATCTTTCGGTGCGCGAGAACATCGCGCTGGCGCTTCAGGCGCGGCGCGGCTGGGCGCGGCCGATCAGTCGGGGCGAACAGGCGCGGCTTGCCGCCGACTATATCGAAAAACTCGATATCCGCACCTCGAGCGCGGAAAAGCCGGTCGGCGAACTGTCGGGCGGCAACCAGCAGAAGGTGGTGCTTGCCCGTTGGCTGGCGATGAACCCGCGCTTCCTCATTCTTGATGAACCGACGCGCGGCATCGATGTCGGTGCGCATGCCGAAATCCTTCATCTCATTCACCAGATCACGGCGGAAGGCATGTCGATCCTGATCATCTCCTCCGAACTCGACGAGCTGATCGCGGTCTCCGACCGGGTCATCGTCGTGCGCGACCGCCGCCATGTGGCTGAACTGACCGGCGCGGACATCGCGACGGAGAACATCGTCAAGGCAATTGCCAGTTCGGCAGCCGAGAGAAGGGAGGCGGTCTGA
- a CDS encoding LysR family transcriptional regulator, translated as MDIMAHDPRQKSQDEFIRRGLRFSQMRLIALLDRKGQISSAAAQLGMTQSAASRLLSELEHTVGAKLYERHGRGVVLSEAGQAMARQAMIILNQLDSAHQEISQIVDGARGQVRIGAVTGPSMQLVLPVIHELRENYPEIELSVLVDTSDKLAEALFSHDLDFYIGRLPEEVDAKSVTMRPLGVEPINMIARTGHPLCDRGPISIGACLDYDWVLQPVGAPMRRSIEAHLLANGFTLPRHVFVTTSPLLSLAIIADTDAVTPVARPVADFLHIDGRLGADICQLPVRESIDVSPYSIIQRVTAVQPPPVERVLALIDREIKRRPEQFPEDLIGR; from the coding sequence ATGGATATCATGGCGCACGACCCACGCCAGAAAAGTCAGGACGAATTTATCCGCCGCGGTCTGCGCTTCTCGCAGATGCGCCTGATCGCCCTTCTTGACCGCAAGGGGCAGATTTCTTCAGCCGCAGCGCAGCTGGGCATGACCCAGTCGGCGGCCTCGCGTCTCCTGTCCGAACTCGAGCACACGGTCGGCGCGAAGCTTTACGAGCGCCATGGCCGCGGCGTCGTATTGAGCGAGGCCGGGCAGGCCATGGCGCGCCAGGCGATGATTATCCTGAACCAGCTTGACAGCGCTCACCAGGAGATATCGCAGATCGTTGACGGCGCCCGCGGCCAGGTGAGGATCGGCGCGGTGACCGGCCCCTCGATGCAGCTCGTGCTGCCGGTGATCCATGAACTTCGGGAGAATTATCCCGAGATCGAACTTTCGGTGCTGGTCGACACCTCCGACAAGCTCGCCGAGGCGCTCTTCTCCCATGATCTCGATTTCTACATCGGCCGCCTGCCAGAGGAGGTAGACGCCAAATCGGTGACCATGCGCCCGCTCGGCGTCGAGCCGATCAACATGATAGCCCGCACCGGCCACCCGCTTTGCGACAGGGGGCCGATCTCGATCGGGGCATGCCTGGACTATGATTGGGTGCTGCAGCCCGTCGGGGCGCCGATGCGCCGCTCGATCGAGGCGCATCTTCTCGCCAACGGCTTTACCCTGCCCCGTCACGTCTTTGTCACCACATCGCCGCTTCTGTCGCTCGCCATCATTGCCGACACGGACGCCGTGACGCCGGTAGCCCGTCCGGTAGCGGATTTCCTGCACATCGACGGCAGGCTGGGGGCTGATATCTGCCAGTTGCCCGTGCGCGAAAGCATCGATGTCAGCCCCTATTCGATCATCCAGCGCGTCACCGCCGTCCAGCCGCCGCCGGTCGAACGGGTGCTCGCTCTGATCGACCGGGAAATCAAGCGAAGGCCTGAGCAGTTTCCCGAGGACCTGATCGGCCGGT
- a CDS encoding ribulokinase: MFSIGIDYGTNSVRALVVGCDDGFEYGTHVYNYPSGDQGVLLDPSDPLLARQSPADYLKGLEESVRGALAEAAKHEAFDAAKVIGIGVDSTGSSPLPVDEKNGALAMDPRFTDNLNAHCWLWKDHTSWREAEKITALGKAERPHYLAMVGDTYSSEWWWSKIWHCLNVDRAVFDAAASWVELADWIPSVLAGVKAPADIKRGVCAAGHKGLYNPKWGGLPDKEFLGKLDPAIADLRDRLYDTAQDISVPAGTLCPEWAEKLGLPEGIAIATGAFDNHLGSIGCGIEEGMLVKVIGTSTCDCAIVDLSKSDTIPGVCGIVEGSILPGFFGIEAGQSAVGDIFKWWVERVCQGGPELHRELTEEATAMKPGQSGLLALDWNNGNRTILVDQRLTGLILGQTLYSTRAEIYRALVEATAFGARAIVERMTDFGVPIDKVVCAGGIAEKNPMLMQIYADVMNRTMLVTRSAQTCALGAAVAAAAVGGSHENIGETTRAMTGLKDIRYDPIPENVAIYEELYGLYLTLHDGFGGITRDSDMSQVMKDLIEIRDKVRG, encoded by the coding sequence ATGTTCTCCATCGGAATCGATTACGGAACCAATTCGGTTCGCGCGCTCGTTGTGGGCTGCGACGACGGTTTTGAATACGGAACCCATGTCTACAACTACCCAAGCGGCGACCAGGGCGTTCTGCTGGACCCGTCCGATCCGCTGCTCGCGCGCCAGAGCCCGGCGGACTATCTGAAAGGGCTCGAGGAAAGCGTGCGCGGCGCGCTCGCCGAAGCGGCGAAGCATGAGGCCTTCGACGCGGCGAAGGTGATCGGGATCGGTGTGGATTCGACCGGCTCCAGCCCGCTTCCGGTCGACGAGAAAAACGGCGCGCTGGCGATGGACCCGCGTTTCACCGACAATCTCAACGCCCATTGCTGGCTGTGGAAAGACCATACGAGCTGGCGCGAGGCGGAGAAGATCACCGCGCTCGGCAAGGCCGAGCGGCCGCACTACCTCGCCATGGTCGGCGACACCTATTCCTCGGAATGGTGGTGGTCGAAAATCTGGCACTGCCTCAATGTCGACCGGGCCGTCTTTGATGCGGCGGCCTCCTGGGTCGAGCTCGCCGACTGGATTCCTTCCGTGCTTGCCGGCGTCAAGGCGCCGGCCGATATCAAACGTGGCGTGTGCGCCGCCGGCCACAAGGGGCTCTACAACCCCAAATGGGGCGGTCTGCCGGACAAGGAATTTCTCGGCAAGCTCGATCCGGCCATCGCCGACCTGCGCGACCGGCTCTATGACACAGCGCAGGATATCTCTGTGCCTGCCGGCACGCTCTGCCCTGAATGGGCGGAAAAGCTCGGCCTGCCGGAAGGCATCGCCATTGCCACCGGTGCCTTCGACAACCATCTGGGTTCGATCGGCTGCGGCATCGAGGAGGGCATGCTGGTCAAGGTCATCGGCACCTCGACCTGCGACTGCGCGATCGTCGATCTCTCCAAATCCGACACGATCCCGGGCGTCTGCGGTATCGTCGAAGGCTCCATCCTGCCGGGCTTTTTCGGCATCGAGGCCGGACAGTCTGCCGTCGGCGACATCTTCAAGTGGTGGGTGGAGCGCGTCTGCCAGGGCGGGCCGGAACTGCACCGTGAATTGACGGAAGAAGCGACCGCGATGAAACCTGGCCAGAGCGGCCTTCTTGCGCTTGACTGGAACAATGGCAATCGCACGATCCTCGTCGATCAGCGGCTGACGGGTCTGATCCTCGGCCAGACGCTCTATTCGACCCGCGCGGAAATCTATCGCGCTCTTGTCGAGGCGACGGCGTTCGGCGCGCGCGCCATCGTCGAGCGGATGACGGATTTCGGCGTGCCGATCGACAAGGTCGTCTGCGCCGGAGGCATTGCCGAAAAGAACCCGATGCTGATGCAGATCTATGCCGATGTGATGAACCGCACCATGCTGGTCACGCGCTCGGCCCAGACCTGTGCGCTGGGCGCTGCCGTGGCCGCGGCCGCCGTTGGCGGATCGCATGAGAATATCGGCGAAACGACGCGCGCGATGACCGGGCTGAAGGACATCCGCTACGACCCCATTCCCGAAAACGTCGCGATCTACGAGGAGCTCTACGGGCTTTATCTCACGCTTCACGATGGTTTCGGCGGCATCACCCGCGACAGCGACATGTCGCAGGTGATGAAGGATTTGATCGAAATTCGGGACAAGGTGCGCGGCTGA
- the araD gene encoding L-ribulose-5-phosphate 4-epimerase AraD: MYTEIRREAYEANLALPRHGLINLTFGNASAADRDKGVFAIKPSGVDYDDLSPENMVIVDFDGKIVEGNMRPSSDTPTHRCLLLAFEGIGGVVHTHSTKATAFAQAGKPIPNFGTTHADYFYGEIPVTRKMTPEEIASAYEWKTGNVILERFKGLNPLDFPGVLVNRHAPFTWGKSVAKAVEVAVAVECIAEMALMSMQLNPGLQAIEQELLDKHFLRKHGATAYYGQPE, from the coding sequence ATGTATACGGAAATCCGGCGCGAGGCTTACGAGGCCAACCTCGCGCTTCCACGCCACGGGCTGATCAACCTGACCTTCGGCAATGCAAGTGCGGCTGATCGCGACAAGGGCGTTTTCGCCATCAAGCCCTCCGGCGTCGATTATGACGATCTGTCACCGGAAAACATGGTGATTGTCGATTTCGACGGAAAGATCGTGGAGGGCAACATGCGGCCCTCCTCCGACACGCCGACGCATCGCTGCCTGCTGCTCGCCTTCGAGGGCATCGGCGGCGTGGTCCACACCCATTCGACCAAGGCGACGGCCTTCGCCCAGGCCGGCAAGCCGATCCCCAATTTCGGCACCACCCATGCCGATTATTTCTACGGCGAAATTCCGGTGACGCGGAAGATGACGCCGGAGGAAATCGCGTCGGCTTACGAGTGGAAAACCGGCAATGTCATCCTCGAACGGTTCAAGGGCCTGAACCCGCTCGATTTTCCGGGCGTGCTCGTCAACCGCCACGCACCCTTCACCTGGGGCAAATCAGTGGCCAAGGCCGTTGAGGTTGCCGTCGCGGTGGAATGCATCGCTGAAATGGCGCTGATGTCGATGCAGCTCAATCCGGGCCTGCAGGCGATCGAACAGGAACTGCTCGACAAGCATTTCCTGCGCAAGCACGGCGCTACAGCCTATTACGGGCAGCCGGAATAG
- the araA gene encoding L-arabinose isomerase: MIGLKPLKIWFVCGSQHLYGPEALAEVDAQFNAIADALSKDGNLPLEIVPQPVVKSPAEAAELAVRANSDPECGGLILWMHTFSPSKMWIRGLSMLNKPFLHFHTQYARELPWDTIDMDYMNLNQSAHGDREAGFIHTRMRLGRKVVSGHWSDPDVHARIDAWMRAARAWDDWQGGRFCRFGDNMREVAVTEGDKVAAEMKLGFSVNGYGIMDLVDVMNTLADDDVAALAAEYENQYDVVDVLRRGGARHDALLNAARQELGLKAFMEAGGFKGFTDTFEDLHGMETLPGMATQRMMAAGYGFAGEGDWKTVALVRALKVMGHGMSGATSFMEDYTYHMAPGHEQVLGSHMLEVCPTIADGKPKVEIHPLGIGGKADPVRMVFNAKLGPALNASLMDMGNRFRLLVNEVTSVPHPDLPNLPVARAVWECKPDFKTALSAWILAGGAHHTAYSNDVTTEMLDDFATMAGIELAVIDGDTKLDRFKQDLRNNEIYWHLGLGIKA; encoded by the coding sequence ATGATCGGCCTGAAGCCCCTCAAGATCTGGTTCGTGTGCGGCTCGCAGCACCTTTACGGACCCGAAGCGCTGGCGGAAGTCGACGCTCAGTTCAACGCCATTGCCGACGCGCTTTCCAAGGATGGCAATCTGCCGCTCGAGATCGTGCCGCAACCCGTCGTCAAAAGCCCGGCGGAAGCCGCCGAGCTTGCGGTGCGCGCCAATTCCGATCCCGAATGCGGCGGGCTTATTCTCTGGATGCACACATTCTCGCCGTCGAAAATGTGGATCCGCGGGCTCTCCATGCTCAACAAGCCCTTCCTGCATTTCCATACGCAATATGCCCGCGAGCTGCCGTGGGATACGATCGACATGGATTACATGAACCTCAACCAGTCGGCCCACGGCGACCGCGAGGCGGGCTTCATCCACACCCGCATGCGGCTTGGCCGCAAGGTGGTTTCCGGCCACTGGTCGGACCCGGATGTCCATGCCCGGATCGACGCCTGGATGCGCGCCGCGCGCGCCTGGGACGACTGGCAGGGCGGCCGCTTCTGCCGCTTCGGCGACAATATGCGCGAGGTTGCGGTGACCGAGGGCGACAAGGTGGCAGCCGAAATGAAGCTCGGTTTTTCCGTCAATGGCTACGGTATCATGGACCTGGTCGACGTGATGAACACGCTTGCCGACGATGACGTCGCAGCGCTTGCCGCCGAATACGAGAACCAGTATGATGTCGTCGATGTGCTGAGACGAGGCGGCGCGCGCCACGACGCGCTGCTGAACGCCGCGCGCCAGGAGCTCGGCCTCAAGGCCTTCATGGAGGCCGGCGGCTTCAAGGGCTTCACCGACACGTTCGAGGACCTGCACGGCATGGAAACGCTGCCGGGCATGGCAACCCAGCGGATGATGGCGGCGGGCTACGGCTTTGCCGGCGAGGGCGACTGGAAGACGGTGGCGCTGGTCAGGGCGCTGAAGGTGATGGGCCACGGCATGAGCGGGGCGACCTCGTTCATGGAGGACTATACCTATCACATGGCGCCGGGCCACGAGCAGGTGCTCGGCTCGCATATGCTGGAAGTCTGCCCGACGATAGCCGATGGCAAGCCGAAGGTGGAGATCCACCCGCTCGGCATCGGCGGCAAGGCAGATCCGGTGCGCATGGTTTTCAACGCGAAGCTCGGTCCGGCGCTGAATGCCTCGCTGATGGATATGGGCAACCGTTTCCGCCTGCTGGTCAACGAAGTGACGTCGGTGCCGCATCCCGATCTGCCAAACCTGCCGGTTGCGCGCGCGGTGTGGGAATGCAAGCCTGACTTCAAGACCGCGCTCTCGGCGTGGATCCTTGCCGGCGGCGCCCATCACACCGCCTACAGCAATGACGTGACGACGGAGATGCTGGACGATTTCGCCACCATGGCGGGGATCGAACTTGCGGTCATCGACGGCGATACCAAGCTCGATCGCTTCAAGCAGGATCTCCGCAACAACGAGATCTACTGGCATCTCGGTCTCGGCATCAAGGCCTGA